The Tachysurus fulvidraco isolate hzauxx_2018 chromosome 26, HZAU_PFXX_2.0, whole genome shotgun sequence genome segment TCGTGTGTTGTGTTGgagtagtgtgttgtgttggggtCGTGTGTTATGTTGGGGTCATGTGTTGGGTTGGAGTAGTGTGTTGGGTTGGGGTCGTGTGTTGTGTTGgagtagtgtgttgtgttggagTAATGTGTTGGGTTGgagtagtgtgttgtgttggagTAGTGTGTTGGGTTGGGGTCGTGTGTTGGGTTGGAGTAGTGTGTTGGGTTTCATAAACTCTTATTTAATTTCTGCTCAGTGTTAGATGTTAATTTTTATGCCTGATTTTATTGAAAGTTTAGTTTACAACCAGAATTGTGCAACAgtgatttaatgtgtgtgtgtgtgtgtgtgtgtgtgtgtgtgtgtgtgtgtgtgtgtgtgtgtgcgtgtgcgtatgCAGATTTACAACACATGAGTCTCATGtgttgcatacacacacacacacacacacacacacacacacacacacacacacgatcacaggATTGCTGATTAAAGCTGTGATGTTTTTTCGAATCATATTGTCCAATCAGGTACAGACCATTTTTATGCTTgagtttttataaatatttatatttcagtgcTTCTATTATATATGAATAcacgtatatgtgtgtttgtgtatccctgtgtgtgtgtgtgtgtgtgtgtgtgtgtgtgtgtgtgtttaggtgtgacTATGGaatgtacactgtaaaaaagGTGGCGCTTCCCCAACCAATGGCATCATCCATAAAAAAACCACATGGCTGACCGGCAGAGTTTAACATATacctgtgtgggtgtgtgtgtgtgagtgtgtgtgtgcgtgtgtgtgtgtgtgtgcagattgtGTGTTAGCAGGGTAAGgaaaacatggtgtgtgtgtgtacatgtgactgagagactgtgtgagtgtacacgtgtgtgtgtgtgtgtgtgtgtgtgagtgtgtgtgtgagggagaccATGTggtacacacacctgcactgGCGACCTCTGACCTTTGCCTTAGTTTCTTGGTTGCCATGGTGGTACATCTCCATGGCGATGGCTGTGACCTTCCAGCCTACAGTGAACACTGCTCAGGGTCGTCTGCGTGGGATGCGCATCGCTGTGGCGACAGAAGGGCTCCGTCCCGTGGACCAGTACCTGGGCGTGCCTTTTGCGGCCCCGCCCACTGGAGTGCGACGATTTGCTGTTCCAGAACCCCCCACAGCGTGGGGAGGCGTGCGTAACGCCACACGTTTTGCTCCTGTGTGTCCTCAGAGTGCACGTGGCAATGTGCATGACATCACCGCACCTGTGTGGGCGACCTTTAACCTTGATACCATGGCAACGTACCTGCAGGAGCAGAGCGAAGACTGTCTCTACCTCAACCTGTATGTGCCCACACGAGAAAGGAGTggtaagcgcacacacacacacacacacacacacatacacacacatacatacacacacacacacacacacacacacacacacatacacacacacacaaacacacacacacacatacacacacacacccacacacacaaattcacacacacaaccacacacaaacacatacatatacacacacacaaccacacacaaacacacaccacacaaacacacacacacacacacacacaagcacacacacacacaagcacacacacacacacacacacacacacacacacacacacacaaacacacacacacacacacacacaagcacacacaaacacaatcacacacacacaagcacacacaaacacacacacacacacacacacacacacacacaaacacacacacacacatacacacacacacccacacacacaaattcacacacacaaccacacacaaacacatacatatacacacacacaaccacacacaaacacacaccacacaaacacacacacacacacacacacaagcacacacacacacaagcacacacacacacacacacacacacacacacacacacaaacacacacacacacacacacacaagcacacacaaacacaagcacacacacacaagcacacacaaacacacacacacacacacacacacacacacacacacacacacacacacacacacacacacacacacacacacacatgtagagtgTAGATttcatattaaaacattattattatatcttcattactgtgtgttttctctggtgTGTCACTGCAGGGCCGAAGCGGGCgggggaggaggtggaggatgacggtacttcctgttttcatcactacctttttattcattttgtattaaaacatttcatttcttttatatttatttctgatgGTTTTATTTGATCTGTAATCAGTGAGTGTGAGAGGCTTTGGGGTTTCTGCCCTCTTACATCAGCTAACAACATCCTGAGACACACATAGTGTAAACTCTGAGCTGtcctttttctcacacacacacacacacacacacacacacacacacacacacacacacacacacacacatacacacatacacacacaaacacacacacacacacacacatacacacacacacatacacacacaaacacatacacacatacacatacacacacacacacacacacacacacacacacacacacacacacacacacatacacacacaaacacacacacacacacacacacacatacacacacacacacacatacacacacacacatacacacacacacatacacatacacacacacacacacacacacacacacacacacacacacacacacacacacatacacaaacacgcacacacagacactgaaactgaaaatcagccaatcagctgtttataaatattagatgtttgttattgtgtgtttgtttagtcCTGCGTGACGCACGTGAGGACCCGTGGCCTGTAATGTTGTTTATTCACGGTGGCTCATATATGGATGGAACTGGAAACATCATGGATGGCAGTGTGTTAGCAAGCTACGGAAATGTCATCGTCATCACACTTAACTACAGGATAGGAGTGCTGGgtatgtgaacacacacacacacacacacaaacacacacacacacacacacacacacacacacacacacacaaacacacacacacacacacacacacaaacacacacacacacacacacaaacacacacacacacaaccacacacacacacacacacacacacacacaaacacacaaacacacacaaacacacacacacaaacacacacacacacacacacacaaacacacacaaacacacaaacacacaaacacacacacaaacactcacacacacacacacacacacaaacacacacacacacacacacacacacacaaacacacacaaacacacaaacacacacaaacacacacacacaaacactcacacacacaaacacacacacaaacacacacaaccacacacacaaacactcacacacacaaacacacagaatgtcCAGAGCTTGATTGAATTCCCAAGAATGTTGCAACTTGcaaaaatatttgttcaaaCTCAAAACCCTTTTTTGGGcctttctcaaacacacaaatcctAAACATGCCACATTtccaaacactacacaactcttaAACAAGTAAAGATACACAACATAACTCCTAAAGACATTGCAGTATAAACAGGGTAAGAAAATCCACTCCttaatggtttgtgtgtgtgtgtgtgtgtgtgtgtgtgtgtgtgtgtgtgtgtgtgtgtgtgtgtgtgtgtgtatgtgtgtatgtgtgtgtgtatgtgtgtgtgtgtgtgtgtgtgtgtgtgtgtgtgtgtgtgtgtatgtgtgtgtgtgtgtgtgtgtgtatatgtgtgtgtgtgtgtgtgtgtttctctcaggaTTCCTGAGCACTGGTGACCAGGCTGCTAAAGGAAATTATGGACTGCTGGACCAAATCCAGGCTCTACGTTGGATCAATAAGAATATTGGGTATTTTGGAGGAGATCCGGGTCGGGTCACGGTTTTTGGATCAGGCATCGGAGCATCTTGTGTCAGTTTGCTTACATTGTCTCATCACTCAGAGGGTAAAATATCCAGCAAATTCCAAACCTACAGTTCTCATGACACGCAATGACTAAAGAGTCTTGAGTACATCTCCCTGTCTCTgggtctcttcctctctgtagGACTGTTCCACAGAGCCGTTATTCAGAGTGGCTCTGCATTGTCCAGCTGGTCAGTCAATTATCAGCCCGTGAAATACACACGCATGTTGGCCGAGCGAGTGGGCTGTAATGTGCTCGACACACACGTGAGCCTTCACACACTTACAgtttgtcatttattatttacttcagcatcagcatgtgtgtgtgtgtgtgtgtgtgtgtgtgtgtgtgtaggacttgGTGCTGTGTATGCAGAAGCGGAGTTACAGGGAACTGGTGGAGCAGGACATCCAGCCGGCTCGTTTCCACGTCGCCTTTGGGCCTGTGATTGATGGGGATCTTATTCCTGATGACCCGGAAGTGCTAATGGAGCAAGGGGAGTTCCTCAACTATGACATCATGCTGGGTGTTAACCAAGGGGAGGGACTTCGCTTTGTAGAGGGCGTGGTAGAGCCAGAGGAGGGCGGTGTTTCCGGATCCGATTTTGACTTTGCTGTTTCTGACTTTGTGGATGGTCTCTATGGTTACCCAGAAGGGAAGGACACACTGCGTGAGACGATAAAGTTTATGTACACGGATTGGGCGGATCGTGACAATCCAGAAACGCGACGTAAAACACTCGTCGCCATGTTTACCGATCACCAGTGGGTGGAGCCTGCTATGGTCACGGCTGATTTGCACGCACGCTATGGTTCTCCAACGTTCTTCTACGCATTTTATCACCACTGCCAAAGTCCAATGAAGCCTGCCTGGGCCGACTCCGCCCATGGAGACGAGATTCCTTATGTGTTTGGAATTCCGCTCGTCGGACCCACCGAGCTTTTCCCTTGCAATTTTTCACGCAATGACATCATGCTGAGTGCAGTCGTCATGACGTATTGGACCAACTTTGCCAAGACTGGGTAATTACACACTTCCACAATAATacctaataaaacacaataaaataaacagtaaaaaacacacagctacacaaaaacaaacaaaaacgatggaattataatatataattatctaAAGTATAAAAATCTAGATCAATTACAATATATTGAAATCCAGTCCTACAACAGCATCTACTAGCtacagtcaggtccataaatattgggacatcgacacaattctaacatttttggctctatacaccaccacaatggatttgaaatgaagcGAACAAGACCGCAGactgtcagctttaatttgagggcATTTACATCCAAATCAGGTGTAGGAATTACAACAGTTTGCATATGTGCCTCCTACTTGTtaagggaccaaaagtaatgGGACAAgatggacaatgacccaaagcatactgcaaaagcaaccaaagagtttttaaggggaaaaaagtggaatgttctgcaatggccaagtcaatcacctgaCCTGAATCTGAAGGGAAAATGCCCCAAGAACAAGCAGGAACTGGAGACAGTTGCAGTAGAGGCCTGGCAGAGCATCACCAGGGGATGAAGCCCAGCGTCTGCTGATGTCGATGTGTCCCAGACTTCAGACTGTAAAGGATTTACaaccaagtattaaaaaagtgaaagattgattcatgattattattctgtcccattacttttggtcccttaACAAGTAAGAGGCACATATGCAAACTGATGTAGTTCCTACACCCTTCACCTGGATGTAAATGCCCTCGAATTAAAGCCGACAGTCTGCAGTTAAAGCACAACCTGTTCGTTTCATTTCACATCCATTGTGGTGGTGTATAGAGCCAAAGATGTTAGAATTGTGTCGATGtcccaatatttatggacctgactgtaAGTGCTACTTAGAAACTCTTCTATTCATTAAAGCACCACACCCTCTGAGGGACGCGACCCCTTAACACCAGCAGTCTGCACTTTTCAGGATTCAGGTTTGATCCaatctctttgtctctctctctctctctctctctctctctctctctctattttgtctttctttttgtctgtcacTCTTTCTACAGAGACCCGAATAAACCTGTCCCTCAGGACACAAAGTTCATCCACACAAAAGCAAACCGTTTTGAGGAGGTTTCATGGTCGAAGTACAGTCCTGAGGATCAGCTCTACTTGCACATCGGCCTCAAACCACGTGTACGAGATCATTACCGTGCCACTAAAGTCGCTTTCTGGAAGCACCTGGTTCCCCACCTGTACAACCTAAACGACATGTTCCACtacacctccaccaccaccacacggGCACCACCCCCTCCTGCACAGGCCACTCCCACTGGACCACGCCCCCCTAGACGCCCTGGGCCACTGGTCATTGCTAATCCTCGTGATTATTCCACCGAGCTCAGCGTTACTATCGCCGTTGGAGCGTCGCTTCTTTTCCTCAATGTCCTGGCTTTTGCAGCTCTCTATTACCGCAAAGATAAACGCAGCCGCCAAGCCACGCCCCCTCCACGACAGCCAACGCCCCCTCGTCACCAGGCTCCACCTGTGTCCTGCGAGAAAGAGGCAAGATCATCACAGAGGGATTACACACTCACGCTACGTCGCTCGCCGGATGACGTCCCTCTCATGTCACCCGACTCAGTTGCCATGACGCCCAACAGCGTATCCATGACACCGGACTCTGTTTCCATGACACCCAGTTCGCTGATGGGGTTTCCCAGCATGCACCCCtacaacacatttacacatggaTACAACAACGCTggcctgccacacacacactccacaaccAGAGTATAACAATACACACTAGAACTGGTTCAAACCTGTTTCAgcagctaaaacacacacacacacacacacacacacacacacacacacacacacacaaacacaatggtTTAACCAGTTCAAACCACCTAGGTAcaaatttattcaaaatattcaacaataaaatgtacaaaataactTAAGTGCCAAGATGGTGGATAAACGCATCACTGAACCGTGACATCAGCGTAGATTAGCAGCCCATAGAGACGCTTTCCTACATTATATTACTTATTTATCGTGTATTCACACTCCGTGTGGTGCAGAGTATACACAAAATATCTTATGGAATGTTTTTGtctacattttatacatatttacaatTATTCTAATTATGCTAAGCTATTTAATTAGTTCTACTTCAATAAAAACGCCGTTTTTCTACCAATGTTGCTAACAAAGCTAGCTAGCGCTCTTACTGACCTGTTCCTAGATGTTCTTTTTGGTCTTGtaaatgcttatttatttgtggGAGAGTCAGCAGGGGGTTGGGAAAGCGCCCCCTATAGGAGAACATGCTgttaaaacatttctgttcacatgtattctctctatttatttatttttttgtctcagtACAGTTGTAGGCACAGTTAGCTAACTAACCTTTCTTTTCTCACACTATCACATATAGTCTTCAGGTGCTTTAGCTTCAGCTGGTCTTCATTCAGTCCTCTGTGAGTTAGCAGTAACACCCAAGAGCCCCTGTTCAGACTGACAGAATAAACCCAGATTTAGAGCGACATCAAACACCTCGAACCAACACCTTGCTTATgagttttataataaacatttaaactttCTGTTCTGTAATGATGCATATTAAATCATCACACTGGTGTTTGGTGTTAGATGGCGGCTTGTTTTGAGATGGTTGCTTCTTGCTTTATGGCTGAAGACCATGTTGGAGTTaaggttaggggttaggggttaggtttaggggttagggttagggttagggttaggggtaggggtaggggttagggttaggggagGATTGGTGAGCTCTGGGTTGGGGAGGCTTtgctaatacacacaaacacacattaacactaaagTTTTTTGAATGTAAATGAGTAAGAATTGTATTCTGAAGCTCTGATTGATTTAGGTTCATCTGAGGGGTGGAGTTATCACTCATAGCTTTAATTATAACCTCAagcataattatttattcattactgCATATTTTATGTGGTTTAGATCAAGGtgatctttgtatttatttaaaacacgcgcacacaggcacacacgcacgcatacacacgtacacacacacacacacacgcacgcatacacacacacacgcaggatCTCTTGTCATCGTTCACAACTTGTTGCAGTGCCTCAGGTGGACTATAGGAGGCGCTCAGAcatcaaatgtttaatttaacagacaatcaaacaaaaaaaaagaaaaaacagaacacaggagCTGCCAGAACTCTCCAGTCGACCgagacagtaataataatactgaataataataatgtgtgttataGAAGTAATAATTCTGTGTACATTATTTAGAtataaagtttgtttgttttatctctgactattttcacacaaaacccatataaaacattttctttaaatatcagTTCTTCATGCTTTAAATTTACTACAAATTATTATTCAACAGTGTAGTTATACTGAAttataatgttacagtaaagtgtgtgtgtgtgtgtgtgtgtgtgtgtgtgtgtgtgtgtgtgtgtgagagagagagagagagaaggtttaAACATATTCATGGTATTGCTGAGCTCAGTGACATTTCATTATCATTGATTCACActagtgtgtatatgtgtgtgtgtgtgtgtgtgtgtgtgtgtgtttgtgtgtgtgtgtatgtgtgtgtatgcgtgcatgtgtgtgtgtgtatgtgtgtctgtgtctgtgtgtgtgtgtgtgtgtgtgtgtgtgtgtttgtgtgtgcgtttgtgtgtgtgtttgtgtgtgtgtgtttgtgtgtgtgtgtgtgtttgtgtttgtgtgtgtgtgtgtgtgtgtttgtgtttgtgtgtgtgtgtgtttgtgtttgtgtttgtgtgtgtgtgtgtgtgtgtgtgtgtgtgtgtttgtgtttgtgtgtgtgtgtgtgtgtgtgtgtgtttgtgtttgtgtgtgtgtttgtgtgtgtgtgtttgtgtgtgtgtgtgtgtgtgtgtgtttgtgtttgtgtgtgtgtttgtgtttgtgtttgtgtgtgtgtgtgtgtgtgtgtgtttgtgtttgtgtgtgtgtgtgtgtgtgtgtgtgtgtgtgtgtgtgtgtgtgtgtgtgtgtgtcctcgtaTCATTCTAAGTGTTTAATTTTTCATAAATCTTTTTTATAAAATGCTTTAATCTGAACTTTAATCTGATTTGTTCCTGATTTGGTTTGTGTGATAAATCGTCCTTTAGCTGTGTTTAAGACCTTACAGAGGTTTAAGATGTTTAACTTGTTTCATGTTGCAGGCTTTgcattttacacaaaatggcTTCAAACATTTCTCTAAAAGAAACATGAATGTGTGGAATGTATAATCATTATAGGGCTtctacagcagtgtgtgtgtgtgtgtgtgtgtgtgtgtgtgtgtgtgtgtgtgtgtgtgtgtgtgtgtgtgtgtggtttttatttGATCTGATATATTTCTCATAACACTCATTCTGGACTTTtatgaaataaacacttttcTGTGTAAGTGCACTCACACTTTGCCACTCTGGTGTTTGTACATAATGGTTTTATTGGAATAAGCTACACTagcagtgacatcatcacacagtgacatcatcacacagtgacatcatcacactgtGACATCATCACGCTAGTTAGCTCCATCGCTAACCTGTTTCTTTCTAATCAATGGACATGAATGTGGTGCCAAATTTCTACATGATTTTCTCTGAACCAGCAGATTGAATGTCTCCCTAAGTGACTGTAAATACTGATCACCTTTTTAAACAATGTACACtgatttactctctctctctctctctctctctctctctctctctctctctctctctctctctctctcacttcttttATACTCTGTCCCCATGCTGATCTTCAGATTTGcagtaaatattcagtttgcTTATGGCTTTTGTGTTAGTTTggttctttctctgtgtgtgtgtctgtgtgtgtgtgtctgtgtgtgtgtgtgtgtgtgtgtgtgtctgtgtgtgtgtgtctgtgtgtgtgtgtgtgtctctgtgtgtgtgtctgtgtgtctgtctctgtgtgtgtctctgtgtgtctctgtgtgtctgtctgtgtgtgtgtgtgtgtgtctgtgtctgtgtgtgtgtgtctgtgtgtctgtctgtgtgtgtgtgtgtgtctgtctgtctgtctgtgtgtgtgtgtttgtgtgtctgtctctgtgtgtgagtgttagtgtgtttgtgtgtgtgagagtgttagtgtgtatgtgtgtgtgtatgtgtgtgagtgttagtgtgtgtgtgagtgtgtatgtgtgtgagtgttagtgtgtgtgtgtgtgtgtgtgtgttatgtgtgtgtgttatttaaagcATGAATTTTTGAGATGCTAGAACATTACAATGTTTACTAAAAACACACTAGTACtattgtttgtctgtgtgtgtgtgtgtgtgtgtgtgtgtgtgtgtgtgtgtgtgtgtgtgtgtgtgtgtgtgttttctatctCCTCACCCAGCTGTGCTTGTTAGTGCTCAATGTGCCCTTGTTTCAGtctcttctgacacacacacacacacacacactatgggaTCCTGCtctatgtgcatgtgtctgtgtgtgtgtgtgtgtgtgtgtgtgtgtgtgtgtgtgtgtgtgtgtgtgtgtgtgtgtgtgtgtgtgtctgtgtatctttgtgtgtgtctgtgtgtgtgtctgtgtgtgtgcctgtgtgaatgtgtgtgtgtgtgtgtctgtgtgtgtctgtgcctgtgtgtgtgtgtgtgtgtgtgtctgtgtgtgtgtgtgtgtgtgtgtgtgtgtgcgtgtgtgtgtctgtgtgtgtgtgtgtgtgtgtgtgtgtgtgtgtgtgagtgtgtgtctgtgtgtgtgtctgtgtgtgtgtatgtgtgtgtgtgtgtgtctgtgtgtgtgtgtgtgtgtctgtgtgtgtctgtgtgtctgtgtgtgtgtgtgtctgtgtgtgtgtgtgtgtatgtgtgtgtgtgtgtgtgtgtgtatgtgtgcgtgtgtgtgtgtctgtgtgcgtgtgagtgtgtgtctgtgtgtgtgtctgtgtgtgtgtgtctgtgtgtgtctgtgtgtctgtgtgtgtgtgtgtgtgtgtgtctgtgtgtgtgtgtgtgtctgtgtgtgtgtgtgtgtgtgtgtctgtctgtgtgtgtatgtgtgtgtgtgttctgttgtgtgtgagtggtgtgtgtgtgcggtgtgtgtatgttgtgtctgtgtgtgtgtgatgtggtgtgtgtctgtgtgtgtgtgtgtgtgtagtgtgtgtctgtgtggtgtgtgtgtgtgttctgtgtgtgtgtgtgcgtgtgtgtgtatgtgtgcgtgtgtgtgtctgtgtgtgtgtgtgtgtgtgtgtgagtgtgtgtgtatgtgtgtgtgtgtgtgtgtgtgtgtgtgtgtgtttgtgtgtgtgtgtgtgtgtgtgtgtgtgtgtgcatgtgtgtgcatgtgtgtgtatgtgtgcgtgtgtgtgtctgtgtgtgtgtgtgtgagtgtgtgtctgtgtgtgtgtctgtgtgtgtgtgtctgtgtgtgtgtgtgtgtgtgtgtgagtgtgtgtgtgagtgtgtgtgtgtgtgtgtgtgtgtgtgtgtgtgtgtgtgtgtgtgtgtgtgagtgtgtgtgtctgtgtgtgtgtgtgtgtgtgtgtgtgtgtgtgtgtgtgtgtataccagtGGTTCATGAAGGGAATAGGAAGTAGACTAGTAGAGGTAGCCTGAGCATTTCTGGAGGTCATGACCTCTGCTAACAGACAGGTTTATTATTATCCTGAGATGCTGTTAGAGAAACGTCCTCATCACCTTTATGCTTCTCAGTCTGCTGACGTCCCTCATTACTCTTCTACACCAAGTAAAACCCTGCTGCTGCCAGGAGAACTGCAGAACAAGCCCAAGGCCACTCTGCACAAACTTTACAGCATAGTGATGGACAGAAGATGGTACTGAAGAACAACTCTGCTTCCATGCAGGAGATCTTTAACCCCTTGAGAAGCTTCTGCTCTGATAAGGTCTGATTAAAGTCTAGAGAGGATGCAGAAGTCTGAATCAGTAGAGAACTTTCTCTCAGGTCTCCATGCTCAGAGTTTCTCAGTGTTCCTGGAGACCTGATGGAGCTGTCAGCAAGACTTTATATCTTAGATCCAAATGAGCAGCCGATGAGATGTTTACATCGAAAACACACTTCATCTGGTGAAGAGATCTTTTCTTCTACAGCAAGATCAGACTCAGCGTAATGACTCTCACTTTAGacagaataattaaaaagaacGCTGTGACTTTAAGATCTGCCccagtcctgtgtgtgtgtgtgtgtgtgtgtgtgtgtgtgtgtgtgtgtgtgtgtagggggtctgtttattgttttggaAACAAAAGCATGAGTGAGAACgataaaagaagagagaaaagtgtGAGAGTCATTTTATCACCACATCACAAGCAGCCGTGCAGCGAAACCCCTCGGACCACCACcctgcaatacacacacacactcacacacacacactgaaatacacACTCCGACACTCATGGGTAAGTCctctataatatatacataaggGCTTTCATTTTCTGGTGCAaattgatgcagtgtgtgtgtgtgtgtgtgtgtgtgtgtgtgtgtgttaatctatAATACCtgaggtatatgtgtgtgtgtatgtattctgtagtcatgtgtgtgtttcagacaggTGTATTATGTAGAATGTggtgtttaatgtttttaaggTCAGAGGTGACAGATATTGAGATAAATGTGGATCAGTGCCATTAATGATTAATTTGATTA includes the following:
- the nlgn3b gene encoding neuroligin-3b isoform X1; its protein translation is MWYTHLHWRPLTFALVSWLPWWYISMAMAVTFQPTVNTAQGRLRGMRIAVATEGLRPVDQYLGVPFAAPPTGVRRFAVPEPPTAWGGVRNATRFAPVCPQSARGNVHDITAPVWATFNLDTMATYLQEQSEDCLYLNLYVPTRERSGPKRAGEEVEDDVLRDAREDPWPVMLFIHGGSYMDGTGNIMDGSVLASYGNVIVITLNYRIGVLGFLSTGDQAAKGNYGLLDQIQALRWINKNIGYFGGDPGRVTVFGSGIGASCVSLLTLSHHSEGLFHRAVIQSGSALSSWSVNYQPVKYTRMLAERVGCNVLDTHDLVLCMQKRSYRELVEQDIQPARFHVAFGPVIDGDLIPDDPEVLMEQGEFLNYDIMLGVNQGEGLRFVEGVVEPEEGGVSGSDFDFAVSDFVDGLYGYPEGKDTLRETIKFMYTDWADRDNPETRRKTLVAMFTDHQWVEPAMVTADLHARYGSPTFFYAFYHHCQSPMKPAWADSAHGDEIPYVFGIPLVGPTELFPCNFSRNDIMLSAVVMTYWTNFAKTGDPNKPVPQDTKFIHTKANRFEEVSWSKYSPEDQLYLHIGLKPRVRDHYRATKVAFWKHLVPHLYNLNDMFHYTSTTTTRAPPPPAQATPTGPRPPRRPGPLVIANPRDYSTELSVTIAVGASLLFLNVLAFAALYYRKDKRSRQATPPPRQPTPPRHQAPPVSCEKEARSSQRDYTLTLRRSPDDVPLMSPDSVAMTPNSVSMTPDSVSMTPSSLMGFPSMHPYNTFTHGYNNAGLPHTHSTTRV
- the nlgn3b gene encoding neuroligin-3b isoform X2, which translates into the protein MWYTHLHWRPLTFALVSWLPWWYISMAMAVTFQPTVNTAQGRLRGMRIAVATEGLRPVDQYLGVPFAAPPTGVRRFAVPEPPTAWGGVRNATRFAPVCPQSARGNVHDITAPVWATFNLDTMATYLQEQSEDCLYLNLYVPTRERSVLRDAREDPWPVMLFIHGGSYMDGTGNIMDGSVLASYGNVIVITLNYRIGVLGFLSTGDQAAKGNYGLLDQIQALRWINKNIGYFGGDPGRVTVFGSGIGASCVSLLTLSHHSEGLFHRAVIQSGSALSSWSVNYQPVKYTRMLAERVGCNVLDTHDLVLCMQKRSYRELVEQDIQPARFHVAFGPVIDGDLIPDDPEVLMEQGEFLNYDIMLGVNQGEGLRFVEGVVEPEEGGVSGSDFDFAVSDFVDGLYGYPEGKDTLRETIKFMYTDWADRDNPETRRKTLVAMFTDHQWVEPAMVTADLHARYGSPTFFYAFYHHCQSPMKPAWADSAHGDEIPYVFGIPLVGPTELFPCNFSRNDIMLSAVVMTYWTNFAKTGDPNKPVPQDTKFIHTKANRFEEVSWSKYSPEDQLYLHIGLKPRVRDHYRATKVAFWKHLVPHLYNLNDMFHYTSTTTTRAPPPPAQATPTGPRPPRRPGPLVIANPRDYSTELSVTIAVGASLLFLNVLAFAALYYRKDKRSRQATPPPRQPTPPRHQAPPVSCEKEARSSQRDYTLTLRRSPDDVPLMSPDSVAMTPNSVSMTPDSVSMTPSSLMGFPSMHPYNTFTHGYNNAGLPHTHSTTRV